In Verrucomicrobiota bacterium, the following proteins share a genomic window:
- the rarD gene encoding EamA family transporter RarD: MQLKSRESFKGGLASILAFFIWGLIPIYWKLLDQINHYELLMHRIVWSFAFLILMLKVRGRLGIFLQAFRNKAMVRIHAIGGILLALNWFAFIYAVTHEQILQASLAYFIVPLVNAVIGYLVLKEPMSRLRMVAVILATIGVLNEIIKVTEVPWMALTMAASFGTYSLIKKKTSLGTMTGLAVENTIIFPLSGIALLVMSFLGEGAMLHDPFPVRGLIILTGLITSIPLLLFSYGAARIQLNTLGFIQFIGPMMKFFVAVWMFHEPITGGKLVTFGFIWAGIALYILDSLRGSRIKDVSPDL; encoded by the coding sequence ATGCAACTGAAATCTAGAGAATCGTTTAAAGGCGGATTGGCCTCTATCTTAGCTTTTTTTATCTGGGGTTTAATTCCAATTTATTGGAAACTACTCGACCAGATCAATCATTACGAGCTCCTCATGCATCGTATTGTTTGGTCCTTCGCCTTTTTGATTTTGATGCTCAAAGTGCGAGGGCGTTTAGGCATTTTTCTTCAAGCTTTTCGCAATAAAGCAATGGTGCGGATTCACGCGATAGGCGGTATCCTTCTTGCTCTTAACTGGTTCGCTTTCATTTACGCAGTAACCCATGAGCAAATTCTGCAGGCGAGCCTGGCCTATTTCATTGTTCCACTCGTAAATGCTGTCATTGGGTATTTGGTTTTGAAGGAGCCCATGTCGAGGCTTCGAATGGTTGCAGTTATTTTAGCCACGATCGGTGTGCTCAATGAGATTATTAAAGTCACCGAGGTTCCTTGGATGGCCCTTACTATGGCGGCTTCCTTTGGCACTTACTCCCTAATAAAGAAAAAAACGTCGCTCGGTACCATGACTGGCTTGGCCGTGGAAAACACAATTATTTTTCCACTCTCTGGGATAGCGTTGCTGGTTATGTCCTTCCTGGGAGAAGGAGCCATGTTGCACGATCCTTTCCCTGTTCGTGGATTGATAATTTTAACAGGACTTATCACTTCAATTCCTCTACTTCTTTTTTCCTATGGTGCAGCTCGAATTCAACTAAACACCTTGGGCTTTATTCAGTTTATTGGGCCGATGATGAAGTTTTTTGTTGCCGTTTGGATGTTTCACGAACCGATCACTGGAGGTAAGCTCGTAACATTTGGATTTATCTGGGCGGGAATTGCACTTTACATTTTGGATTCGTTGCGCGGCTCTCGAATAAAAGATGTGTCTCCTGATTTGTGA